The following proteins are encoded in a genomic region of Protaetiibacter sp. SSC-01:
- a CDS encoding DUF3499 family protein: MSARPCSKVACGRDAVATLTYDYADAMAVLGPLAIRREPHSYDLCVGHAERLSAPQGWQVVRHVTVGELQS; this comes from the coding sequence ATGAGCGCGCGACCGTGCAGCAAGGTGGCCTGCGGCAGGGATGCCGTGGCGACCCTCACGTACGACTACGCCGACGCGATGGCCGTGCTCGGGCCCCTCGCCATCCGTCGCGAGCCGCACAGCTACGACCTGTGCGTCGGGCACGCCGAGCGGCTCTCGGCGCCCCAGGGCTGGCAGGTCGTGCGGCACGTCACGGTCGGTGAACTACAGTCGTAG
- a CDS encoding DUF58 domain-containing protein — protein sequence MAISGWFVAALALGAVPVVLLGGWPGLGLWVALLTLAGVVDLALAGSPAALRVTREVPARSRLGEPVETTLLVVNAGGRTVRGVVRDAWQPSAGARPTRQRLSVPAGERRAIRTMLTPTRRGELHAAGVTVRSSGPLHLVSRQRTLRAPAALRVLPPFTSRRHLPSRIARLRELDGRTSLLIRGQGTEFDSLREYVRGDDVRSIDWRATARRRDPAGGGAKLVVRTWRPERDRRIVIVIDSGRSAAARIADEVRLDTAFEASLLLAALATRAGDRVDLAVYDRRVRGRVQGATGAQLLARMVDVLAPIEPELIEPDWYGVPALVRSITPHRALVVLLTTIEAPGAAQPLLAMLPELTRHHTVVVASVTDPDVLAAASQRGSSDEVYRAAAAERALLDATRVAAAIRRLGGDVVTGAPQDLPPALADHYLALKASGRL from the coding sequence ATGGCGATCTCGGGCTGGTTCGTGGCGGCGCTCGCTCTGGGCGCCGTGCCCGTCGTGCTGCTCGGCGGCTGGCCGGGGCTCGGCCTGTGGGTCGCCCTCCTGACGCTCGCGGGCGTCGTCGACCTCGCGCTCGCGGGCTCCCCAGCGGCGCTGCGCGTCACACGCGAGGTGCCCGCGCGCTCGCGCCTCGGCGAGCCGGTCGAGACGACGCTTCTCGTCGTCAACGCGGGCGGCCGCACGGTGCGCGGCGTCGTGCGCGACGCGTGGCAGCCCTCGGCGGGCGCCCGGCCGACCCGCCAGCGGCTCTCGGTGCCCGCGGGCGAGCGCCGAGCCATCCGCACGATGCTCACGCCGACGCGTCGCGGCGAGCTGCACGCGGCGGGTGTCACGGTGCGCTCCTCGGGCCCGCTCCACCTCGTCTCGCGCCAGCGGACGCTGCGCGCCCCCGCGGCGCTGCGCGTGCTGCCGCCGTTCACCTCGCGCCGGCACCTGCCGAGCCGAATCGCACGCCTGCGCGAGCTCGACGGCCGCACGAGCCTCCTCATCCGGGGCCAGGGCACCGAGTTCGACAGTCTGCGCGAGTACGTGCGCGGCGACGACGTGCGCTCGATCGACTGGCGCGCGACGGCCCGGCGCCGCGACCCCGCGGGCGGCGGTGCGAAGCTCGTCGTGCGCACGTGGCGCCCCGAGCGCGACCGCCGCATCGTCATCGTCATCGACTCGGGCCGCTCGGCGGCTGCGCGCATCGCCGACGAGGTGCGCCTCGACACGGCGTTCGAGGCGAGCCTCCTGCTCGCGGCCCTCGCGACGCGCGCGGGCGACCGCGTCGACCTCGCCGTGTACGACCGCCGCGTGCGCGGTCGCGTGCAGGGCGCGACGGGCGCGCAGCTACTCGCCCGCATGGTCGACGTGCTCGCGCCGATCGAGCCCGAGCTCATCGAGCCCGACTGGTACGGCGTGCCGGCGCTCGTGCGCTCGATCACGCCGCACCGCGCCCTCGTCGTGCTGCTCACGACGATCGAGGCGCCGGGTGCCGCGCAGCCGCTGCTCGCGATGCTGCCCGAGCTCACCCGCCACCACACGGTCGTCGTCGCGTCGGTGACCGACCCGGATGTGCTGGCCGCGGCCTCGCAGCGCGGCTCGAGCGACGAGGTCTACCGCGCCGCCGCCGCCGAGCGGGCCCTGCTCGACGCGACCCGCGTGGCGGCCGCCATCCGCCGCCTCGGTGGGGACGTCGTGACCGGAGCGCCGCAGGATCTGCCGCCCGCTCTCGCCGACCACTACCTCGCGCTCAAGGCCTCGGGGCGGCTATAA
- the ahcY gene encoding adenosylhomocysteinase, whose product MSIATPVTAVAPYKVADLSLAEAGRHQIRLAENEMPGLMALRAEYGPTQPLKGARIAGSLHMTVQTAVLIETLVALGAQVRWASCNIFSTQDEAAAAVVVGPAGTVEAPAGVPVFAWKGETLEEYWWATSRIFDWTAEAAEAGAEWIGPNLILDDGGDATLLVHSGREFELAGTVPETPADASHEWSIVLDTLRASLAEDPRRWTRIAADIQGVTEETTTGVHRLYELHRDGRLLFPAINVNDSVTKSKFDNKYGIRHSLPDGLNRATDVLMGGKVAFVCGYGDVGKGAAEALRGQGARVIVSEIDPINALQAAMDGFQVTRLESVIDEVDFVVTGTGNKNVVTVDHILAMKHLAVIANVGHFDNEIDMAGLETLAGVEKVEIKPQVHEWRLPNGRSVLVLSEGRLMNLGNATGHPSFVMSNSFSNQVLAQLELWVNRAAYETQVYVLPKVLDEKVARLHLASLGVELTELTPEQAAYIGVPVEGPYKVEHYRY is encoded by the coding sequence ATGAGCATCGCCACCCCCGTCACCGCCGTCGCGCCCTACAAGGTCGCCGACCTGTCGCTCGCCGAGGCCGGACGTCACCAGATCCGCCTCGCCGAGAACGAGATGCCGGGCCTCATGGCTCTCCGGGCCGAGTACGGCCCCACGCAGCCTCTGAAGGGCGCGCGCATCGCCGGCTCCCTGCACATGACCGTGCAGACGGCGGTGCTCATCGAGACCCTCGTCGCGCTCGGCGCGCAGGTGCGCTGGGCGAGCTGCAACATCTTCTCGACGCAGGATGAGGCTGCCGCGGCCGTCGTCGTCGGCCCCGCGGGCACCGTCGAGGCCCCCGCCGGCGTGCCCGTCTTCGCCTGGAAGGGCGAGACGCTCGAGGAGTACTGGTGGGCGACGAGCCGCATCTTCGACTGGACCGCGGAGGCCGCCGAGGCGGGAGCCGAGTGGATCGGCCCCAACCTCATCCTCGACGACGGCGGCGACGCGACCCTGCTCGTGCACTCGGGCCGCGAGTTCGAGCTCGCGGGCACCGTGCCTGAGACCCCTGCGGATGCGAGCCACGAGTGGTCGATCGTGCTCGACACCCTGCGCGCCTCGCTCGCCGAGGACCCGCGGCGCTGGACGCGCATCGCGGCCGACATCCAGGGCGTCACCGAGGAGACCACGACGGGCGTGCACCGCCTCTACGAGCTGCACCGCGACGGACGGCTGCTCTTCCCGGCCATCAACGTCAACGACTCCGTGACGAAGTCGAAGTTCGACAACAAGTACGGCATCCGCCACTCGCTGCCCGACGGCCTCAACCGCGCCACCGACGTGCTCATGGGCGGGAAGGTCGCCTTCGTGTGCGGCTACGGCGACGTCGGCAAGGGCGCCGCGGAAGCGCTCCGCGGCCAGGGCGCGCGCGTCATCGTGTCGGAGATCGACCCCATCAACGCCCTCCAGGCCGCGATGGACGGCTTCCAGGTGACGCGCCTCGAGTCGGTCATCGACGAGGTCGACTTCGTCGTCACGGGCACGGGCAACAAGAACGTCGTGACCGTCGACCACATCCTCGCGATGAAGCACCTCGCCGTCATCGCGAACGTCGGCCACTTCGACAACGAGATCGACATGGCCGGGCTCGAGACGCTCGCGGGCGTCGAGAAGGTCGAGATCAAGCCGCAGGTGCACGAGTGGCGCCTGCCGAACGGCCGCAGCGTGCTCGTGCTCTCTGAGGGCCGCCTCATGAACCTCGGCAACGCGACGGGCCACCCGAGCTTCGTCATGAGCAACTCGTTCTCGAACCAGGTGCTCGCCCAGCTCGAGCTGTGGGTCAACCGCGCCGCCTACGAGACGCAGGTCTACGTGCTGCCGAAGGTGCTCGACGAGAAGGTCGCGCGCCTGCACCTCGCGTCGCTCGGCGTCGAGCTCACCGAGCTCACCCCCGAGCAGGCCGCCTACATCGGGGTGCCTGTCGAGGGGCCCTACAAGGTGGAGCACTACCGCTACTGA
- a CDS encoding RDD family protein — protein MAAEPDADWVDTLSDDDALLTGEAVALDLRPAGFALRAAGAVIDFAASLILFIVLILAFFVPAGQLGLEGAWATVFTITSLVTAFVVAPCLVETLTRGKSLGRLAVGARIVRDDGGAAGFRHAAIRALVGVLEFLLTFGGLAALVGILSPRSKRLGDHLAGTYAQYERAPRVATPVFGMPIELAGWAQVADVARMPDPLARRIASFLASARDFDSVRRGYLAQQLAHEASQYVSPLPAVEPELFLAGVTVARRDREARALQLEAERLARLAPVLRG, from the coding sequence ATGGCGGCGGAGCCCGACGCGGACTGGGTCGACACCCTCTCCGATGACGATGCGCTCCTCACGGGCGAGGCGGTCGCGCTCGACCTGCGCCCCGCCGGATTCGCGCTCCGCGCGGCGGGCGCGGTCATCGACTTCGCGGCGTCGCTCATCCTCTTCATCGTGCTGATCCTCGCGTTCTTCGTGCCCGCGGGGCAGCTCGGGCTCGAGGGCGCCTGGGCGACCGTGTTCACGATCACGAGCCTCGTCACGGCCTTCGTCGTCGCGCCGTGCCTCGTCGAGACGCTCACGCGCGGCAAGTCGCTCGGGCGCCTCGCGGTCGGCGCGCGCATCGTGCGCGATGACGGCGGTGCGGCGGGCTTCCGGCACGCCGCCATCCGCGCCCTCGTCGGCGTGCTCGAGTTCCTGCTGACGTTCGGCGGCCTCGCGGCGCTCGTCGGCATCCTCTCCCCCCGCTCGAAGCGGCTCGGCGACCACCTCGCGGGCACGTACGCGCAGTACGAGAGGGCGCCGCGCGTCGCGACGCCAGTGTTCGGGATGCCGATCGAGCTCGCGGGGTGGGCTCAGGTCGCAGACGTGGCACGGATGCCCGACCCCCTCGCGCGACGCATCGCGTCGTTCCTCGCCTCGGCGCGCGACTTCGACTCGGTGCGCCGCGGCTACCTGGCGCAGCAGCTCGCACACGAGGCGTCGCAGTACGTCTCGCCGCTGCCCGCCGTCGAGCCGGAGCTCTTCCTCGCGGGCGTCACGGTCGCGCGGCGCGACCGCGAGGCGCGTGCGCTGCAGCTCGAGGCCGAGCGCCTCGCGCGGCTCGCGCCCGTACTGCGCGGCTAG
- a CDS encoding MoxR family ATPase: MATTTELRDALSRVRHEVGKAVVGQDGAVTGLLIALLANGHVLLEGVPGVAKTLLVRSLSRSLSLETRRVQFTPDLMPGDITGSVVYDPKTGEFEFREGPVFTNILLADEINRTPPKTQSALLEAMEERQVSADGVTRPLPAPFLVAATQNPIEYEGTYTLPEAQLDRFLLKLVLDLPARDAEVEVLQRHASGFNPRDLEAAGVTPVLDAATLREAQADVARMPVSADVLGYAVDLARGTRQSPSVRLGVSPRGATALLAASRAWAWLSGAAGVTPDHIQAMALPVLRHRIQLRPEAELEGVGADAVLRSVIQQVRVPI, translated from the coding sequence ATGGCAACCACCACCGAACTGCGCGACGCGCTGTCGCGGGTCCGCCACGAAGTCGGGAAGGCGGTGGTGGGCCAGGACGGCGCCGTCACGGGCCTGCTCATCGCCCTGCTCGCGAACGGCCACGTGCTGCTCGAGGGCGTGCCGGGCGTCGCGAAGACCCTGCTCGTGCGCTCCCTCTCGCGCTCGCTGAGCCTCGAGACGCGACGCGTGCAGTTCACGCCCGACCTCATGCCGGGCGACATCACGGGCTCGGTCGTCTACGACCCGAAGACGGGCGAGTTCGAGTTCCGCGAGGGCCCGGTGTTCACGAACATCCTGCTCGCGGACGAGATCAACCGCACGCCCCCGAAGACGCAGTCGGCGCTACTCGAGGCGATGGAGGAGCGGCAGGTGTCTGCCGACGGCGTGACGCGACCGCTGCCCGCCCCGTTCCTCGTCGCCGCCACACAGAACCCGATCGAGTACGAGGGCACCTACACGCTGCCCGAGGCGCAGCTCGACCGCTTCCTGCTCAAGCTCGTACTCGACCTGCCGGCGCGCGACGCCGAGGTCGAGGTGCTGCAGCGCCACGCCTCGGGCTTCAACCCGCGCGACCTCGAGGCGGCGGGCGTCACGCCCGTGCTCGACGCCGCGACGCTGCGCGAGGCGCAGGCGGATGTGGCGCGGATGCCCGTGAGCGCCGACGTGCTCGGCTACGCGGTCGACCTCGCGCGCGGCACCCGCCAGAGCCCCTCGGTACGGCTCGGCGTGAGCCCCCGCGGCGCGACGGCCCTGCTCGCGGCCTCCCGCGCGTGGGCCTGGCTCTCGGGAGCAGCGGGCGTGACGCCCGACCACATCCAGGCGATGGCGCTGCCGGTGCTGCGCCACCGCATCCAGCTGCGACCCGAGGCCGAGCTCGAGGGCGTGGGGGCGGATGCCGTGCTGCGGTCCGTCATCCAGCAGGTCCGCGTGCCGATCTGA
- a CDS encoding response regulator transcription factor translates to MPRILVAEDERRIASFVEKGLRAAGYGVETVGDGVDALALARDGGFDLVLLDIGLPGIDGFDVLRRLREGGSTVPVIILTARDSAADTVAGFEGGANDYVAKPFRFDELLARVRVRLADARQQQTPAPAQSLDCGRVSLDLRTRRITSAAGTFDLSAREYALAEEFMRNPEQVLSREQLLSRVWGLDFDPGSNVVDVYVRYLRRKIGAGHLKTVRGMGYRFTGEPD, encoded by the coding sequence ATGCCGCGCATCCTGGTCGCTGAGGACGAGCGGCGCATCGCGTCGTTCGTCGAGAAGGGTCTCAGGGCCGCCGGCTACGGCGTCGAGACGGTCGGCGACGGCGTCGACGCTCTCGCTCTCGCACGCGACGGCGGCTTCGACCTCGTGCTGCTCGACATCGGGCTGCCCGGCATCGACGGCTTCGACGTGCTGCGCCGCCTGCGCGAGGGCGGCAGCACGGTGCCCGTCATCATCCTCACGGCCCGGGACTCGGCCGCCGACACCGTCGCGGGCTTCGAGGGCGGCGCGAACGACTACGTCGCGAAGCCGTTCCGCTTCGACGAGCTGCTCGCACGCGTGCGCGTGCGCCTCGCCGACGCCCGCCAGCAGCAGACCCCCGCGCCCGCGCAGTCGCTCGACTGCGGCCGCGTGAGCCTCGACCTGCGCACGCGGCGCATCACCTCGGCCGCGGGCACCTTCGACCTCTCGGCGCGCGAGTACGCCCTCGCCGAGGAGTTCATGCGCAACCCCGAGCAGGTTCTCAGCCGCGAGCAGCTGCTGAGCCGCGTGTGGGGGCTCGATTTCGACCCGGGCTCGAACGTCGTCGACGTCTACGTGCGCTACCTGCGCCGCAAGATCGGCGCCGGTCACCTCAAGACGGTGCGCGGCATGGGCTACCGCTTCACGGGCGAGCCCGACTAA
- a CDS encoding aquaporin, whose amino-acid sequence MAESPAPASLIRRLIAETFGTYLLVFGVIGAALFFAPDNGALPVALAVGLAVLAGAYAVGSISGGHFNPAVTIGAAAAGRARWADLLPYWVAQIVGGVLATLTLGLFGVLSGKDLDFGAVSNGFDSHSALGFSLPAVLLAEIVATMLFVLIILGVTAAGSTTAGFAPLAIGLALTMFHLVMIPVSNSSLNPARSIATAVLGGPDALAQLWVFLVAPLVGGLIAGLVYRPLFGGRD is encoded by the coding sequence ATGGCCGAATCCCCTGCACCCGCATCCCTCATCCGCCGTCTCATCGCTGAGACGTTCGGAACCTACCTGCTGGTCTTCGGCGTCATCGGCGCCGCGCTCTTCTTCGCGCCCGACAACGGGGCCCTCCCCGTCGCGCTGGCGGTCGGCCTCGCGGTGCTCGCCGGCGCCTACGCCGTCGGCTCCATCTCGGGCGGCCACTTCAACCCGGCCGTCACGATCGGCGCCGCGGCCGCCGGCCGCGCCCGCTGGGCCGACCTGCTGCCCTACTGGGTTGCCCAGATCGTCGGTGGCGTGCTCGCGACGCTCACGCTCGGCCTCTTCGGCGTGCTGAGCGGCAAGGACCTCGACTTCGGCGCCGTCTCGAACGGCTTCGACAGCCACTCGGCGCTCGGCTTCAGCCTGCCCGCCGTGCTCCTCGCCGAGATCGTGGCCACCATGCTCTTCGTGCTCATCATCCTCGGCGTGACCGCCGCGGGCTCGACGACGGCGGGCTTCGCGCCCCTCGCGATCGGCCTCGCGCTCACGATGTTCCACCTCGTGATGATCCCGGTCAGCAACTCGTCGCTGAACCCCGCTCGCTCGATCGCGACCGCGGTGCTCGGCGGCCCCGACGCGCTCGCGCAGCTGTGGGTCTTCCTCGTCGCGCCCCTCGTCGGCGGCCTCATCGCCGGCCTCGTCTATCGCCCGCTCTTCGGCGGCCGCGACTGA
- a CDS encoding phosphomannomutase/phosphoglucomutase, whose product MTSVDLSPFVKAYDVRGLVGTELTSEVVEALAAGFVDELDAAGQTVVVGHDMRDSSPEFAAAFARGASARGADVVGIGLCSTDETYFASGRFDAPAAMFTASHNPARYNGIKFSRAGAQGISLATGLAAIRDRAQAYLEAGSVASVETPGSVTTRDVLADYAAHLRSLVDLSGIRPLKIVVDAGNGMGGMTVPAVLGDAAGLSALPLEIVPLYFELDGTFPNHEANPLEPENLRDLQAAVVEHGADLGLAFDGDADRCFVVDETGAPVSPSAVAAIVAQREVARVRAAGETGDVFVIHNLITSRYVPEAIEAAGAIPVRTNVGHSLIKDRMRETGAVFGGEHSAHYYFRDFWGADNGMLAAMHLLAEFGAQDAPLSQFAASFDPYALSGEINSTVSDVAAAYTRIVEAFTGRGEFDELDGLTVTGAPDEGFWWFNVRPSNTEPLLRLNVEAATPEQMAAIRDEVLALIRA is encoded by the coding sequence GTGACTAGCGTCGATCTCTCGCCCTTCGTGAAGGCCTACGACGTGCGCGGACTCGTCGGCACGGAGCTGACCTCCGAGGTCGTGGAGGCGCTCGCGGCGGGCTTCGTCGACGAGCTCGACGCGGCGGGGCAGACGGTCGTCGTCGGTCACGACATGCGCGACTCGAGCCCCGAGTTCGCCGCCGCTTTCGCGCGTGGCGCGTCGGCGCGCGGCGCCGACGTGGTGGGCATCGGGCTGTGCTCGACCGACGAGACCTACTTCGCGTCCGGCCGCTTCGACGCTCCCGCCGCGATGTTCACGGCGAGCCACAACCCGGCCCGCTACAACGGCATCAAGTTCAGCCGCGCGGGCGCGCAGGGCATCTCGCTCGCGACGGGGCTCGCCGCCATCCGCGACCGCGCCCAGGCGTACCTCGAGGCGGGCTCCGTCGCATCGGTCGAGACGCCCGGCTCGGTGACGACGCGCGACGTGCTCGCCGACTACGCGGCGCACCTGCGCTCGCTCGTCGACCTCTCCGGCATCCGTCCCCTCAAGATCGTCGTGGATGCCGGCAACGGCATGGGCGGCATGACCGTGCCCGCCGTGCTCGGCGACGCGGCCGGCCTCTCGGCGCTGCCGCTCGAGATCGTGCCGCTCTACTTCGAGCTCGACGGCACCTTCCCGAACCACGAGGCGAACCCGCTCGAGCCCGAGAACCTGCGCGACCTGCAGGCGGCCGTTGTGGAGCACGGCGCCGACCTGGGCCTCGCCTTCGACGGCGACGCCGACCGCTGCTTCGTCGTCGACGAGACGGGCGCGCCGGTGTCGCCGAGCGCCGTCGCCGCGATCGTCGCCCAGCGCGAGGTCGCGCGTGTGCGCGCGGCGGGGGAGACGGGTGACGTGTTCGTCATCCACAACCTCATCACCTCGCGCTACGTGCCCGAGGCGATCGAGGCGGCGGGAGCCATCCCCGTGCGCACGAACGTGGGTCACTCGCTCATCAAGGACCGGATGCGCGAGACGGGCGCCGTCTTCGGCGGAGAGCACTCGGCGCACTACTACTTCCGCGACTTCTGGGGCGCCGACAACGGCATGCTCGCGGCGATGCACCTGCTCGCCGAGTTCGGTGCGCAGGATGCGCCGCTCTCGCAGTTCGCGGCCTCCTTCGACCCGTACGCGCTCTCGGGCGAGATCAACTCGACCGTCTCCGACGTGGCCGCCGCCTACACGCGCATCGTCGAGGCCTTCACGGGCCGCGGCGAGTTCGACGAGCTCGACGGTCTGACCGTCACGGGCGCGCCCGACGAGGGCTTCTGGTGGTTCAACGTGCGCCCCTCGAACACCGAGCCGCTCCTGCGTCTCAACGTGGAGGCCGCGACGCCCGAGCAGATGGCCGCCATCCGCGACGAGGTCCTGGCGCTCATCCGCGCCTGA
- a CDS encoding stage II sporulation protein M, translated as MDLDAYAAAHGAEWQRLAQLARNRRPSGPEADELIERYQTGAAQLATIRTTVGGSAQGEHLSLALWRARLLFTGVRRNPLHALAIFAVVQLPAALYRVRWLTLAVAAATVAISAAYFVWLSTDARAFAALGLPSDLQQYAEEDFVGYYSAYSEAGFAAQVWTNNAWIAAQCVMFGILGLWVPYVIFQNAQGLGVSAAVMNHYDRLDQFFLYISPHGQLELYAIFLAAAAGLMIFWSWIAPGARTRAQALAQDGRAFFTVVVGLVVALFVSGVIEGFVTRQDWPWPIKIGIGTVALAAFLVYQWVVGRRAARAGETGDLEEYETGSRRAVSV; from the coding sequence ATGGACCTCGACGCCTACGCCGCCGCCCACGGTGCGGAGTGGCAGCGGCTCGCCCAGCTGGCCCGCAACCGGCGCCCGTCGGGACCCGAGGCCGACGAGCTCATCGAGCGCTACCAGACCGGCGCGGCCCAGCTCGCGACCATCCGCACGACCGTCGGCGGTTCGGCGCAGGGCGAGCACCTCTCGCTCGCCCTCTGGCGGGCGCGCCTGCTCTTCACGGGGGTGCGCCGCAATCCGCTGCACGCGCTCGCGATCTTCGCCGTCGTGCAGCTGCCGGCCGCGCTCTACCGCGTGCGGTGGCTGACGCTCGCGGTCGCCGCCGCGACGGTCGCGATCTCGGCCGCCTACTTCGTGTGGCTGTCGACGGATGCGCGCGCGTTCGCCGCCCTCGGCCTCCCCTCCGACCTGCAGCAGTACGCGGAGGAGGACTTCGTCGGCTACTACTCCGCCTACTCGGAGGCGGGCTTCGCGGCGCAGGTCTGGACGAACAACGCGTGGATCGCGGCGCAGTGCGTCATGTTCGGCATCCTCGGGCTCTGGGTGCCGTACGTGATCTTCCAGAACGCGCAGGGCCTCGGGGTGTCGGCGGCCGTCATGAACCACTACGACCGGCTCGACCAGTTCTTCCTCTACATCTCGCCGCACGGCCAGCTCGAGCTGTACGCGATCTTCCTCGCGGCGGCCGCGGGGCTCATGATCTTCTGGTCGTGGATCGCACCGGGCGCGCGAACCCGCGCGCAGGCGCTCGCGCAGGACGGCCGCGCGTTCTTCACGGTCGTCGTGGGGCTCGTGGTGGCGCTCTTCGTCTCGGGCGTCATCGAGGGCTTCGTGACCCGTCAGGACTGGCCGTGGCCGATCAAGATCGGCATCGGCACGGTCGCGCTCGCGGCCTTCCTCGTCTACCAGTGGGTCGTCGGCCGACGCGCCGCCCGCGCGGGGGAGACGGGCGACCTCGAGGAGTACGAGACGGGTTCGCGGCGCGCGGTCTCGGTGTGA
- a CDS encoding cell wall metabolism sensor histidine kinase WalK yields the protein MASPLRQIARSARARILGSMILAAAIGMTAAGVSAYLIQRERVLAQIDDRLTASVEGLQCIAEGCDGSEAPGTVLDFLNQSMKRVLPDHNESTLGLIDGLPRLRPSSGISFRLDDDPAFVERVVEEADAEAVVRGTASTAFGTLRYVVIPVAIQTDAAEGLYVSAYDLDAELEEISEAFRTYALVAAGSLVIVALVGWFVSGRLLRPLRSLQQTAAGIGENDLERRIEATGSDDVSELARTFNAMLDRLQRSFDAQRRLLDDVSHELRTPITIVRGHLELLDPANAAEVDATRELSIDELDRMNVLVDDIALLVKTSRPDFLHREPVDVAELTEQVLAKARALSPAHEWRTAGSAHVVARLDAARITQAWLQLAENAAKYAPAGTAIEVGSRTVHEDGAERLELWVRDHGPGIPQEQLDWIFDRFARVEVGRGVEGSGLGLSIVAAIALAHGGRAYAQNPAGSGARVALSLPIDPPEEVPDAAHPGR from the coding sequence ATGGCGAGTCCCCTGCGGCAGATCGCGCGCTCGGCGCGGGCCCGCATCCTGGGGTCGATGATCCTCGCCGCCGCGATCGGCATGACCGCCGCGGGCGTGAGCGCCTACCTCATCCAGCGCGAACGCGTGCTCGCCCAGATCGACGACCGCCTCACCGCGAGCGTCGAGGGTCTGCAGTGCATCGCCGAGGGCTGCGACGGCAGCGAGGCGCCCGGCACCGTGCTCGACTTCCTCAACCAGTCGATGAAGCGCGTGCTGCCCGACCACAACGAGTCGACGCTCGGACTCATCGACGGCCTCCCGCGCCTGCGACCCTCGAGCGGCATCAGCTTCCGCCTCGACGACGACCCGGCCTTCGTCGAGCGGGTCGTGGAGGAGGCGGATGCCGAGGCCGTCGTGCGCGGCACGGCGTCGACCGCGTTCGGCACGCTGCGCTACGTCGTCATCCCCGTCGCGATCCAGACGGATGCGGCCGAGGGCCTCTACGTCTCGGCCTACGACCTCGACGCCGAGCTCGAGGAGATCAGCGAGGCGTTCCGCACCTACGCCCTCGTCGCGGCGGGCTCGCTCGTGATCGTCGCGCTCGTCGGCTGGTTCGTATCGGGGCGGCTCCTGCGCCCCCTCCGCTCGCTGCAGCAGACCGCGGCCGGCATCGGCGAGAACGACCTCGAGCGGCGCATCGAGGCGACGGGCAGCGACGACGTCTCCGAGCTCGCGCGCACCTTCAACGCGATGCTCGACCGCCTGCAACGCTCCTTCGACGCGCAGCGCCGCCTGCTCGACGACGTGAGCCACGAGCTGCGCACCCCCATCACGATCGTGCGCGGGCACCTCGAGCTGCTCGACCCCGCGAACGCCGCCGAGGTGGATGCCACGCGCGAGCTGTCGATCGACGAGCTCGACCGCATGAACGTGCTCGTCGACGACATCGCCCTGCTCGTGAAGACGAGCCGCCCCGACTTCCTGCACCGCGAGCCCGTCGACGTCGCCGAGCTCACCGAGCAGGTGCTCGCGAAGGCGCGCGCCCTGAGCCCCGCGCACGAGTGGCGCACGGCGGGCTCGGCCCACGTCGTCGCGCGCCTCGACGCCGCGCGCATCACCCAGGCCTGGCTGCAGCTCGCGGAGAACGCCGCCAAGTACGCGCCCGCCGGCACGGCGATCGAGGTCGGCAGCCGCACCGTGCACGAGGACGGCGCCGAGCGCCTCGAGCTGTGGGTGCGCGATCACGGCCCCGGCATCCCGCAGGAGCAGCTCGACTGGATCTTCGACCGCTTCGCGCGCGTCGAGGTCGGCCGCGGCGTCGAGGGCTCGGGCCTCGGCCTCTCGATCGTCGCCGCGATCGCGCTCGCGCACGGCGGTCGCGCGTACGCGCAGAACCCCGCCGGCTCGGGGGCCCGCGTCGCGCTCTCGCTGCCCATCGACCCGCCCGAGGAGGTTCCGGATGCCGCGCATCCTGGTCGCTGA
- a CDS encoding metallopeptidase family protein, which translates to MPRSARRVSPRTGYRDRHGRGPRSAITGPHLPMLRTRVDFFDACVASAVEYLRALWPDELVGVRFDIGAVPPGEPGPDGVDRWRTDPRTRRVVLYRVPIERLAQLHRDDDWHRRSYIESCVFRAVAELLGKDPWDIAPERFRHF; encoded by the coding sequence ATGCCTCGTTCCGCGCGTCGCGTCTCCCCGAGGACGGGCTACCGCGACCGTCACGGGCGCGGTCCCCGCTCCGCGATCACGGGTCCGCATCTGCCGATGCTGCGCACGCGCGTCGACTTCTTCGACGCGTGCGTCGCATCCGCCGTGGAGTACCTGCGCGCGCTGTGGCCCGACGAGCTCGTGGGCGTGCGCTTCGACATCGGCGCGGTGCCGCCGGGCGAGCCGGGGCCCGACGGCGTCGACCGCTGGCGCACCGACCCGCGCACGCGCCGAGTCGTGCTCTACCGGGTGCCGATCGAGCGCCTCGCGCAGCTGCACCGCGACGACGACTGGCACCGCCGCTCGTACATCGAGAGCTGCGTGTTCCGCGCGGTCGCCGAGCTGCTCGGCAAGGACCCGTGGGACATCGCCCCCGAGCGGTTCCGCCACTTCTGA